In a genomic window of Bacteroidia bacterium:
- a CDS encoding TIGR04255 family protein translates to MKEAVISLFLKEPLPNPECFESLKPILNFDQIEYLNFVSFPFKFEKGTLSAKPPLTNDKLGFKLIAFKNGLIDHVLQGLNNPDHTILSFHTLMYKSWTDFLAAYKNKVSKAFDIINGNPIYAVSLHYIDEFMWKSKGAIPQQAIFKKSNKVLPDDFYNSINSEFLRTTETDQGKYDRLHVKVNSKELQPMLIISHNLTQILPEAEPIRGPLDKDVLESLELAHTSNKETLRQILKLNVQNKIGLND, encoded by the coding sequence GTGAAGGAAGCGGTTATCTCTCTTTTTTTAAAAGAGCCTTTGCCTAACCCGGAATGCTTTGAATCTCTTAAGCCTATTCTCAATTTTGATCAGATCGAATATTTGAACTTTGTGTCGTTTCCATTTAAGTTTGAAAAAGGTACCTTATCTGCCAAGCCTCCCTTAACCAATGATAAGTTGGGGTTTAAGCTAATTGCATTTAAAAATGGACTGATTGACCATGTTCTACAAGGGTTAAACAACCCCGATCATACAATACTATCTTTCCACACTTTAATGTATAAGAGTTGGACAGACTTTTTAGCAGCATATAAAAATAAAGTGAGCAAGGCTTTTGATATTATAAACGGTAATCCTATTTATGCCGTAAGCCTTCATTATATTGATGAGTTTATGTGGAAAAGTAAAGGAGCTATACCTCAACAGGCAATATTTAAAAAAAGCAACAAAGTTTTACCGGATGATTTTTATAATAGTATAAATTCAGAGTTTCTAAGGACTACCGAGACCGATCAAGGAAAATATGACCGTTTGCATGTAAAAGTAAATTCCAAGGAGCTGCAACCAATGCTCATTATCAGCCATAACTTAACACAAATTTTACCTGAAGCTGAGCCTATAAGAGGGCCGTTAGACAAGGATGTATTAGAAAGCCTGGAATTAGCTCATACATCTAACAAGGAAACACTAAGGCAAATTTTAAAACTTAATGTTCAAAATAAAATTGGACTAAACGATTAA